Proteins co-encoded in one Lates calcarifer isolate ASB-BC8 linkage group LG17, TLL_Latcal_v3, whole genome shotgun sequence genomic window:
- the s1pr3a gene encoding LOW QUALITY PROTEIN: sphingosine 1-phosphate receptor 3a (The sequence of the model RefSeq protein was modified relative to this genomic sequence to represent the inferred CDS: deleted 1 base in 1 codon), translating into MAGSTGNTWEDGMNPVIVKHYNYSGKWDRPRSEGACKMAVLLLICVLIVLENVTVLLALYRNKRFHSRMYFLIGNLALSDLLAGVAYVVNIFTSGPNTFFLTPVQWLAREGSMFVALSASTFSLLAIGIERHMTMVRLRPCETAGRGRLLGLLAACWLVSVLLSALPSLGWNCLDNLASCSTVLPLYAKSYVAFCISVFSALLVAIIILYIRIYRLVTSSGRRVSSRPSERSLALLRTVVIVLGLFVMCWAPLFLLLLLDVGCSPDKCPVLYQVDWFIALAVLNSALNPLIYTLTSREMRGAFFRLLCCCQTSMETTGTPVVGNPHLGTVIPTAENSKTSLGGGGGSGAVKPTLNRGKIPAPMNSENKHGDPSATAVSHTSGPADLLSAVLVKAGALPPLSKF; encoded by the exons ATGGCAGGCAGTACGGGGAACACTTGGGAGGATGGGATGAACCCTGTCATCGTCAAACACTACAACTACTCGGGGAAGTGGGATCGACCTCGCAGCGAAGGGGCCTGTAAGATGGCCGTGCTGCTCCTCATCTGCGTGCTGATTGTCCTGGAGAATGTCACAGTCCTGCTCGCTCTCTACAGAAACAAGCGCTTCCACAGCCGCATGTACTTTCTCATTGGAAACCTGGCGCTGTCAGACCTGCTGGCTGGCGTGGCCTATGTAGTAAACATCTTTACCTCAGGTCCTAACACCTTCTTCCTCACGCCAGTGCAGTGGCTGGCCAGAGAAGGGAGCATGTTTGTTGCCCTCAGTGCCTCCACATTCAGCCTTCTGGCCATTGGGATTGAGAGGCACATGACTATGGTGCGTCTGCGTCCATGTGAGACTGCAGGTCGTGGGAGACTCCTAGGACTGCTGGCAGCCTGCTGGCTCGTGTCAGTGCTGCTCAGCGCCCTGCCCAGCCTGGGCTGGAACTGCCTGGACAATCTGGCCTCCTGCTCCACAGTGCTGCCGCTCTATGCTAAGAGTTACGTGGCCTTCTGCATCAGCGTCTTCAGCGCCCTGTTGGTGGCCATCATCATCCTCTACATCAGGATCTACCGCCTGGTGACCTCTAGCGGCCGCAGGGTAAGCAGCCGGCCTTCAGAGCGCTCGCTGGCCCTCCTGCGGACAGTGGTTATTGTTCTTGGATTGTTTGTCATGTGCTGGgcccccctcttcctcctgctgctgctggac gtgGGTTGTAGCCCTGATAAGTGCCCTGTGCTCTACCAGGTGGACTGGTTCATTGCCCTGGCTGTACTCAACTCTGCCCTGAATCCTCTGATATACACTCTGACCAGCAGGGAGATGAGGGGCGCCTTTTTCcggctgctgtgctgctgtcagacCAGCATGGAGACCACTGGGACTCCTGTGGTGGGGAACCCCCACCTGGGCACGGTCATCCCCACAGCAGAGAACAGCAAGACTAGTttgggtggaggagggggcagTGGTGCTGTCAAGCCCACACTGAATAGAGGGAAGATTCCCGCACCTATGAACTCTGAAAACAAGCACGGAGATCCCTCTGCCACCGCTGTGTCCCATACCTCTGGGCCTGCGGACCTGCTCTCAGCTGTGCTGGTGAAGGCGGGGGCACTGCCACCCCTCAGCAAATTCTGA